A stretch of Pseudomonas sp. CCC3.1 DNA encodes these proteins:
- a CDS encoding ATP-binding protein, producing MTLCPEQVVHFGPYRVYPGQRLILDAEQPLRLSRRAMDILLLLLEHPGSVVSKQQLIAQLWPNSVVEEINLRVHMAALRKALGDGQNGQRFIVTVAQRGYSFVGALAKDGHAPLTSNPPASTQRHNLPLRRARVIGRQAVLGNLLLHLARQRFITLTGPGGIGKTTVALQAAEQLIGHYRHGIHLLDLAPISDPALMIPQLATLLGLPLRDSQCTTELCTLLHDQHLLLVIDNCEHLIHAVAELCERVLRGAPQVHILATSREALRAEGEYVQRLDGLDYPPAQPRLERSHALSFSALQLFIERATASHEQFELRTEQLPLLIDMCRRLDGIPLAIELAAAHIGPLGLEGVLLQLQDNLDLHTDGAQTPLARHQTLRATLDWSHALLSPDEQICLRRLSVFRGAFTLQCATAVTGDNTLEPGAVCNAISQLVAKSLLTVQVGDHEVLYRLLETTRSYARGKLDPPAEHHATRQRLAECCLNVMQQAQNTWEQTPTAQWIERYAHCLEDVRATLDWGLSAQGPHTLAINLTAVSTPLWQELSLPREHGAYVRKALRLLEAGTQPSPRLAMALKLALGNASYHARGGIPATHQAFASAKALAQTCNDRVGQLRAMSGHMAANLLCGDYPEALEQSRHCDQLGLHSEPDLSLSTDRLRGLALHFAGEQVLARSNAEQVLQRMAHNGHRNRFTSGFGVQYDQSVAALTLLARILWLQGQPESAWRTARQALDIALQINHSTSICYTLALAGCPIAHYNGDHTTAQELLHLLLEQSQLHAVQLFYTWGQHYAQVIAPNSAPAPLHPDDGLIQHMVLTLNGGPIDDNLLQRARTGTAGWCGAEILRLRAVGLHATDDSDTAQALLLEALALADRQGARAWQLRSATSLARLWQQQGHAQQAHALLAPIYQRYSEGLDTPALTDVRHLLGRLQRDQ from the coding sequence TTGACGCTTTGCCCTGAGCAAGTCGTGCATTTTGGTCCTTACCGGGTCTACCCCGGGCAACGCCTGATCCTGGACGCTGAGCAGCCATTGCGCCTGAGTCGTCGGGCGATGGATATTCTGTTGTTGCTGCTTGAGCACCCCGGCTCGGTGGTCAGCAAGCAGCAATTGATTGCACAGCTCTGGCCCAATAGCGTAGTTGAGGAGATCAATCTGCGCGTGCACATGGCCGCGCTGCGCAAAGCCCTGGGCGATGGGCAAAACGGCCAGCGCTTTATCGTCACCGTGGCCCAGCGCGGCTACAGCTTTGTCGGCGCATTGGCCAAAGACGGCCACGCCCCGTTGACGTCCAACCCGCCCGCCAGCACCCAGCGGCATAACCTGCCCTTGCGTCGCGCACGCGTGATCGGGCGTCAGGCCGTGCTCGGCAACCTGTTGCTGCATCTGGCACGCCAGCGCTTCATTACCCTGACCGGACCCGGCGGCATCGGCAAAACCACGGTGGCCCTGCAAGCCGCCGAACAGTTGATCGGTCACTACCGGCATGGGATTCACCTGCTCGATCTGGCCCCCATCAGCGACCCCGCCCTGATGATCCCGCAACTGGCCACACTGCTCGGCCTGCCCCTGCGCGACAGCCAGTGCACAACAGAGCTGTGCACCCTGTTGCACGACCAGCACCTGCTGCTGGTTATCGACAACTGCGAGCACCTGATCCACGCCGTGGCCGAGCTGTGTGAACGCGTGCTGCGCGGTGCCCCGCAGGTGCATATTCTGGCCACCAGCCGTGAAGCATTGCGGGCCGAAGGCGAATACGTGCAACGTCTCGACGGCCTCGACTACCCACCTGCTCAGCCGCGCCTGGAGCGCAGCCATGCGCTGAGCTTTTCGGCCTTGCAACTGTTCATCGAACGGGCGACGGCCAGCCATGAGCAGTTCGAACTGCGCACCGAGCAACTGCCGCTGCTGATCGATATGTGCCGACGCCTGGACGGCATCCCGCTGGCCATCGAATTGGCCGCGGCGCACATCGGCCCGCTGGGTCTTGAGGGGGTGCTGTTGCAGTTACAAGACAACCTCGACTTGCACACCGATGGCGCTCAGACACCGCTGGCCCGACACCAGACGCTGCGTGCAACGCTGGACTGGAGCCATGCCCTGCTCAGCCCCGATGAGCAGATCTGCCTGCGCCGACTGAGCGTGTTTCGCGGCGCGTTTACCCTGCAATGCGCCACAGCCGTAACCGGCGACAACACACTGGAGCCCGGCGCGGTGTGCAACGCCATCAGCCAATTGGTGGCCAAGTCCCTGCTTACAGTGCAGGTCGGTGACCACGAGGTGCTCTATCGCCTGCTTGAAACCACCCGCAGCTATGCCCGGGGAAAACTCGACCCGCCCGCAGAGCACCACGCCACCCGCCAGCGCTTGGCCGAATGCTGCCTCAACGTGATGCAACAGGCCCAAAACACCTGGGAGCAAACCCCCACCGCGCAATGGATCGAACGTTACGCCCACTGCCTGGAAGACGTGCGGGCCACGCTGGACTGGGGTTTGAGCGCTCAAGGCCCACACACGCTAGCGATTAATCTGACCGCGGTGTCGACCCCGCTATGGCAGGAACTGTCATTGCCCAGAGAACACGGCGCCTACGTGCGCAAGGCGCTGCGCCTGCTGGAGGCGGGCACGCAGCCGAGTCCGCGTCTGGCAATGGCCCTCAAACTGGCCCTCGGCAACGCCAGTTACCACGCCCGAGGCGGCATTCCGGCCACGCACCAAGCCTTCGCCAGCGCCAAAGCACTGGCGCAGACCTGCAACGACAGGGTCGGTCAACTGCGGGCGATGTCCGGGCATATGGCGGCCAACCTGCTCTGCGGCGACTACCCAGAGGCGCTGGAACAAAGCCGCCACTGTGATCAACTGGGCCTGCACAGCGAGCCTGACCTGAGCCTCAGCACCGATCGCCTGCGCGGCCTGGCTTTGCACTTTGCCGGTGAGCAGGTGCTGGCCCGCAGCAATGCCGAACAGGTGCTGCAACGCATGGCTCACAACGGACACCGCAATCGCTTTACCTCTGGTTTTGGCGTGCAGTACGACCAGAGCGTTGCCGCGCTGACCCTGCTGGCGCGCATTTTATGGTTGCAGGGCCAACCCGAGAGCGCCTGGCGCACCGCGCGTCAGGCCTTGGACATTGCCCTGCAAATCAACCACAGCACGTCTATTTGCTACACCCTGGCGCTGGCTGGGTGCCCGATTGCCCATTACAACGGCGATCACACAACCGCCCAGGAACTGTTGCACCTGCTGCTGGAGCAATCGCAATTACACGCCGTGCAGCTGTTTTACACCTGGGGGCAGCACTATGCGCAGGTCATCGCACCCAACAGCGCACCCGCGCCCTTGCACCCGGACGATGGGCTGATCCAGCACATGGTGCTGACCCTCAACGGCGGCCCTATCGATGATAATTTGCTGCAACGTGCCCGTACCGGCACTGCGGGCTGGTGTGGTGCAGAGATCCTGCGCTTGCGGGCCGTTGGCCTGCACGCTACCGACGATTCGGACACCGCACAGGCGCTGTTGCTTGAAGCCCTGGCGCTGGCTGACCGCCAAGGCGCGCGTGCCTGGCAATTGCGCAGCGCCACCAGCCTGGCCCGACTGTGGCAACAGCAAGGCCACGCGCAGCAAGCCCACGCCTTACTGGCTCCGATCTACCAACGCTACAGCGAGGGCCTGGACACCCCGGCGCTAACCGACGTGCGGCATCTGCTCGGCCGGCTCCAGCGCGACCAATGA
- a CDS encoding amidohydrolase: MNADLILFNGRFTTVDRENPHASAVAISDGRFVAVGTDAQAMALRGANTHVIDLKGRCVIPGLNDSHLHLIRGGLNYNLELRWEGVPSLADALRMLKAQAERTPTPQWVRVVGGWNEFQFAEKRMPTLEELNQAAPDTPVFVLHLYDRALLNRAALRVAGYTRDTPNPPGGEIVRDRNGEPTGMLVARPNAMILYATLAKGPTLPLEYQVNSTRQFMRELNRLGLTSAIDAGGGFQNYPDDYAVIEQLAKDQQLTVRIAYNLFTQKPKQELTDFKNWTSSVTLHQGDDYLRHNGAGEMLVFSAADFEDFLEPRPDLAHSMESELEPVVRHLVEQRWPFRLHATYDESISRMLDVFERVNRDIPFKGLPWFFDHAETITPQNIERVRALGGGIAIQDRMAFQGEYFVERYGAQAAEATPPIKRMLAEGIPVGAGTDATRVSSYNPWTSLYWMVSGRTVGGLSLHEEGLPRLTALELFTHGSAWFSSEQGKKGQIKVGQLADVAALSADFFSVDEEAIKWIESVLTVVGGKVVYAAGDFSSLGPASVPVLPDWSPVVSVPGHWRPSAPLQAQVHQCSGPCAVHSHRHERARVSNVPVSDFQGFWGAFGCSCFAF, encoded by the coding sequence ATGAACGCCGACTTGATTCTGTTCAATGGCCGGTTTACTACCGTCGACCGAGAAAACCCGCACGCCAGCGCCGTGGCGATCAGCGATGGCCGGTTTGTCGCGGTGGGCACCGATGCGCAGGCGATGGCCTTGCGCGGGGCGAATACCCACGTGATCGACCTCAAGGGTCGTTGCGTGATCCCCGGCCTCAATGACTCGCACTTGCACCTGATCCGGGGCGGCCTGAACTACAACCTTGAACTGCGCTGGGAGGGTGTGCCCTCGCTGGCGGATGCCTTGCGCATGCTCAAGGCGCAGGCTGAGCGCACCCCGACGCCGCAATGGGTGCGGGTGGTGGGCGGCTGGAATGAGTTCCAGTTTGCCGAAAAGCGCATGCCGACCCTGGAAGAGTTGAATCAGGCGGCGCCAGATACCCCGGTGTTTGTGCTGCATCTCTATGACCGTGCTTTGCTCAACCGAGCGGCGTTACGTGTGGCCGGTTACACCCGCGACACCCCGAACCCGCCGGGTGGCGAGATTGTGCGCGACCGCAATGGCGAACCCACCGGAATGCTGGTGGCGCGCCCGAATGCCATGATTCTGTACGCGACCCTGGCTAAAGGCCCGACGTTGCCACTGGAGTACCAGGTCAACTCGACCCGCCAGTTTATGCGTGAACTCAATCGCTTGGGCCTGACCAGTGCCATTGATGCGGGCGGCGGTTTTCAGAACTACCCAGACGACTATGCCGTGATCGAGCAGTTGGCCAAAGACCAGCAACTGACTGTGCGCATCGCTTACAACCTGTTTACCCAAAAGCCTAAACAGGAACTGACTGACTTCAAAAACTGGACCAGCAGCGTGACCCTGCACCAGGGCGACGATTACCTGCGGCACAACGGCGCTGGGGAAATGCTGGTGTTTTCGGCGGCTGATTTTGAAGACTTCCTGGAGCCGCGCCCGGATCTGGCGCACAGCATGGAAAGCGAACTGGAACCAGTGGTACGCCATTTAGTGGAGCAACGCTGGCCGTTTCGTTTGCATGCAACTTACGACGAATCGATTTCGCGCATGCTGGATGTGTTTGAACGCGTCAACCGAGACATCCCGTTCAAGGGTTTGCCGTGGTTTTTTGATCACGCTGAGACCATCACCCCCCAAAACATCGAGCGGGTGCGGGCGCTGGGTGGTGGCATTGCGATTCAGGACCGCATGGCGTTTCAGGGTGAGTATTTTGTTGAGCGATATGGCGCCCAAGCTGCCGAAGCCACGCCCCCGATCAAGCGCATGCTGGCCGAAGGCATTCCAGTAGGGGCGGGCACCGACGCCACCCGCGTCTCGAGTTACAACCCGTGGACATCGTTGTACTGGATGGTCAGCGGGCGCACCGTCGGCGGCCTTTCATTGCACGAGGAAGGCCTGCCTCGCTTGACCGCGCTGGAGCTGTTCACCCATGGCAGCGCCTGGTTCTCCTCGGAACAGGGCAAGAAGGGCCAGATCAAGGTCGGGCAACTGGCGGATGTAGCGGCCTTGAGTGCCGATTTTTTCAGCGTCGATGAAGAAGCCATCAAGTGGATCGAGTCAGTGCTGACGGTGGTTGGCGGCAAGGTGGTATACGCCGCTGGTGATTTTTCGAGCCTGGGCCCGGCCAGCGTGCCGGTGCTGCCGGACTGGTCGCCGGTGGTCAGCGTGCCAGGGCACTGGCGCCCGAGCGCGCCCCTGCAGGCTCAGGTGCATCAATGCAGCGGGCCCTGTGCCGTGCATTCCCACCGCCATGAACGCGCGCGTGTTTCCAATGTCCCGGTCAGTGATTTCCAAGGCTTTTGGGGCGCGTTTGGCTGTTCGTGTTTCGCTTTCTGA
- a CDS encoding antibiotic biosynthesis monooxygenase: protein MADSHSVEAPAERPGFDEVVTLVIKHRVRAGFEEPYAAWLRNIVSVAGQRTGHLGVDVIRGKQAGLDSYTCVLRFCSTEAMQHWLDSPERLALVEQATPMLADGDQTEVNPVNEFWFSPQSASPPPRWKQALLTLLVIFPHTLLVPLVWRPLLQLHPFLSNYLIATFLITLTIVLSVVYVFMPAATRLFAPWLQGKP, encoded by the coding sequence ATGGCTGACTCCCATTCGGTTGAAGCGCCTGCCGAGCGGCCGGGGTTTGACGAGGTGGTCACGCTGGTGATCAAGCACCGGGTCCGCGCGGGTTTCGAAGAACCCTATGCGGCCTGGTTGCGCAATATTGTCAGCGTGGCGGGGCAACGCACAGGGCATTTGGGCGTGGACGTGATTCGTGGCAAACAGGCGGGGCTCGACAGCTACACCTGCGTGCTGCGCTTTTGCTCCACCGAGGCCATGCAGCACTGGCTCGACTCCCCGGAACGGCTGGCGCTGGTCGAGCAAGCGACGCCGATGCTGGCCGATGGCGATCAGACGGAGGTCAACCCGGTCAACGAATTCTGGTTCTCGCCGCAGAGCGCTTCACCCCCGCCGCGCTGGAAACAGGCGCTGCTGACGCTGCTGGTGATTTTCCCGCACACCTTGTTGGTGCCACTGGTCTGGCGCCCGCTGCTGCAACTCCATCCTTTTTTATCGAATTACCTGATAGCGACGTTTTTGATCACCCTGACCATTGTGCTGTCGGTGGTGTACGTGTTTATGCCCGCCGCGACGCGGCTGTTCGCCCCTTGGTTGCAAGGCAAGCCCTAA
- the ycaC gene encoding isochorismate family cysteine hydrolase YcaC, with amino-acid sequence MSNGPAYKRLNKDDAVVLLVDHQTGLISLVQDFSPNEFKNNVLALGDVAKFFNLPTILTTSFESGPNGPMVPELKELFPDAPYIPRPGQINAWDNEDFVKAIKATGRKQLIIAGVVTDVCVTFPTLSALAEGFDVFVVTDASGTFNETVQQAAWARMTAAGAQLLNWFSVACELQGDWRNDMEGLANLLSQRIPNYRNLINSYTAQSAR; translated from the coding sequence ATGAGCAACGGTCCCGCTTACAAGCGCTTAAACAAAGATGATGCGGTGGTGCTGCTGGTCGACCACCAGACGGGCCTGATTTCGCTGGTACAGGACTTCTCGCCCAATGAGTTCAAGAACAACGTGCTGGCGCTGGGGGATGTCGCCAAGTTTTTCAACCTGCCGACCATTCTGACCACCAGCTTTGAAAGCGGGCCGAACGGGCCGATGGTGCCCGAGCTTAAGGAGCTGTTCCCGGATGCGCCGTACATTCCGCGTCCGGGCCAGATCAATGCGTGGGACAACGAAGACTTCGTCAAGGCGATCAAGGCCACAGGGCGCAAACAACTGATCATTGCCGGTGTGGTGACGGATGTCTGCGTGACGTTCCCGACCTTGTCGGCACTGGCCGAAGGTTTTGACGTGTTTGTGGTGACCGACGCCTCGGGCACTTTCAACGAAACGGTGCAGCAGGCAGCCTGGGCGCGGATGACTGCCGCCGGTGCGCAACTGCTCAACTGGTTTTCGGTGGCGTGTGAGCTGCAAGGTGATTGGCGCAACGACATGGAAGGCCTGGCCAACCTGTTGTCGCAACGCATTCCCAACTATCGCAACCTGATCAACAGCTATACGGCGCAAAGCGCGAGGTAA